A window of the Polaribacter sp. HaHaR_3_91 genome harbors these coding sequences:
- a CDS encoding 2OG-Fe(II) oxygenase, giving the protein MNRTEIAGLICSKLITNKEALKIQFLESKDTIGYFFIDDLLPKELATEIYNKFPTTKEAVRKKNLREFKFTAYQMDNYNALLEEVIYAFQDKRVVDLVSEICELEEVYSDENLYAGGLSLMEKDNFLNPHLDNSHDKDRNRWRVLNLLYYVSPNWTADNGGNLEIWPEGLQKTATTVVSKFNRLVVMTTHQNSWHSVSKVEKDAVRCCVSNYYFSNTPILVSDTFHVTTFRGRSSEKVKDIFLRIDNTMRSSVRKLFKKGIRENPHQYKK; this is encoded by the coding sequence ATGAATAGAACTGAAATCGCCGGTTTAATTTGCTCTAAATTAATTACAAATAAAGAAGCTTTAAAAATTCAGTTTTTAGAATCTAAAGATACGATTGGTTATTTTTTTATAGATGATTTGTTGCCTAAAGAACTGGCTACAGAGATTTATAATAAATTTCCTACAACAAAGGAAGCTGTTCGGAAAAAGAATTTAAGAGAGTTTAAATTTACAGCCTACCAAATGGATAACTATAATGCTCTTTTAGAAGAAGTTATTTATGCATTTCAAGACAAAAGAGTGGTCGATTTGGTTTCCGAAATTTGTGAATTAGAAGAAGTTTATAGCGATGAAAACTTGTATGCTGGTGGATTATCTTTAATGGAAAAAGATAATTTTTTAAATCCGCATTTAGATAATTCTCATGATAAGGATAGAAATAGATGGCGGGTTTTAAACCTTTTGTATTATGTAAGTCCTAATTGGACTGCCGATAATGGAGGTAATTTAGAGATTTGGCCAGAAGGATTACAAAAAACAGCAACTACCGTAGTAAGTAAATTTAACAGGTTGGTTGTTATGACAACGCATCAAAACTCATGGCATTCTGTAAGTAAAGTAGAAAAGGATGCTGTTAGATGCTGTGTATCTAATTACTATTTTTCTAACACACCTATTTTAGTTTCAGATACTTTTCATGTAACAACATTTAGAGGAAGATCTTCAGAAAAAGTAAAAGATATTTTCTTAAGAATAGATAATACTATGCGATCTAGTGTACGCAAATTATTTAAAAAAGGCATTAGAGAAAACCCGCATCAATACAAAAAATAG
- a CDS encoding glycosyltransferase family 2 protein, giving the protein MKEIHQQLILEDIQFEIICLDDGSKSPLNEKNKDINKLSFSSFKSLENNIGRSAIRNLLAKKAIYNWLLFLDADVIPVNSNFIKNYIHCFKKDKTVFCGGLLYQNKKENFRLLRYKYGKRHEEISVDKRIEHPDKYFFTSNFLVKKEIFNSVKFEEKLMQYGREDLLFSLELIKKGYKIEHINNEVYHLGLDKNDLFVAKTKEAMENLIFIDKQSLIDTKEMPLLALVRKISILRMTRIVGVFHLFFEKLAIKKSSVFFLNCMKVSYMCHLKLKHE; this is encoded by the coding sequence GTGAAAGAGATACATCAACAATTAATTTTAGAAGACATACAATTTGAAATTATTTGTTTGGATGATGGCTCTAAGTCACCTTTAAATGAAAAAAATAAGGACATAAATAAACTTTCTTTCTCTAGTTTCAAAAGTCTAGAAAATAACATTGGTAGAAGTGCAATTAGAAACTTATTAGCAAAAAAAGCAATATATAATTGGTTGTTGTTTTTAGATGCTGATGTTATTCCTGTAAATTCTAATTTTATAAAAAACTATATACATTGTTTTAAAAAAGATAAAACTGTTTTTTGTGGAGGATTATTATACCAAAATAAAAAAGAGAATTTTAGATTATTACGTTATAAATATGGGAAAAGGCACGAAGAAATTTCTGTTGATAAACGTATTGAACATCCAGATAAATATTTTTTCACTTCAAATTTTTTAGTTAAGAAAGAGATCTTTAATAGTGTGAAATTTGAAGAAAAATTAATGCAATATGGGCGAGAAGATTTGTTGTTTTCTTTAGAGTTGATAAAGAAAGGATATAAAATTGAACATATAAATAATGAGGTGTATCATTTAGGTTTAGATAAAAATGATTTGTTTGTTGCTAAAACTAAAGAAGCAATGGAAAACCTTATTTTTATTGATAAACAAAGTTTAATTGATACAAAAGAAATGCCTTTGTTAGCGTTGGTAAGAAAAATATCTATCTTAAGAATGACAAGAATAGTTGGTGTGTTTCATCTTTTCTTCGAAAAATTAGCTATCAAAAAATCTTCAGTTTTTTTCTTAAATTGTATGAAAGTAAGCTATATGTGTCATTTAAAATTAAAACATGAATAG
- a CDS encoding cell division ATP-binding protein FtsE has translation MEKPVLFLENAEIYQRENLVLSNVNLSIQKGEFYYLIGKTGSGKSSLMKTLYGDLKLQKGAGSIVDFDLKKIKEKEIPFLRRKIGIVFQDFKLLSDRTIFGNLEFVLKATGWKDKVKIKEKIDEVLDKVGMKSQAYKKTYELSGGEQQRIAIARALLNDPELILADEPTGNLDPKTSLEVMELLNEIHKSGKTILMATHDYQLIVKFKQKTLKCEGGELFEVAQKATT, from the coding sequence ATGGAAAAACCAGTCTTATTTTTAGAGAACGCAGAGATTTATCAAAGAGAAAATTTGGTGTTGTCTAACGTAAATTTATCAATACAAAAAGGAGAGTTTTATTATTTAATTGGTAAAACAGGAAGTGGAAAAAGTAGTTTAATGAAAACCCTATACGGGGATTTAAAATTACAAAAAGGCGCGGGGAGTATTGTAGACTTCGATTTAAAAAAAATAAAAGAAAAAGAGATTCCTTTTTTAAGACGAAAAATAGGAATTGTTTTTCAAGACTTTAAATTATTAAGCGATAGAACTATTTTTGGGAATTTAGAGTTTGTTTTAAAAGCTACTGGTTGGAAAGATAAAGTTAAGATTAAAGAAAAAATTGACGAGGTTTTAGATAAAGTAGGGATGAAATCTCAAGCTTACAAAAAAACGTACGAGCTTTCTGGAGGAGAACAACAAAGAATTGCTATTGCAAGAGCGTTGTTAAATGATCCAGAATTAATTTTAGCAGATGAGCCAACAGGTAATTTAGATCCAAAAACTTCTTTAGAAGTGATGGAACTTTTAAATGAAATTCATAAAAGTGGAAAAACCATTTTAATGGCAACGCACGATTATCAGTTAATTGTAAAGTTTAAGCAAAAAACATTAAAGTGTGAGGGGGGAGAATTATTTGAAGTAGCCCAAAAAGCAACTACTTAA
- a CDS encoding tetratricopeptide repeat protein: protein MKFIFIKKRFITCFLLLIVFAGYSQQTIVETNNFTKYNNAIKLFNNKAYAAAQKSFTAINETATLGSNLKADAAYYDAMCAVRLKQSDADKKVLTFIEENPNSSKKNTAVFTVANYYFANKKAAYALKWYQKVDAAYLSKEDKKELDFKMGYSYVISNNLPLAKEKFLPLINDAKYGNDARYYYGYIAYKLEDYGIAESTFKEIADNETYRVEISYYLLDISFQAGKFERCIKVGKELINTFPRKDRSEISKIIGESYFNLEKYSEAIPYLKAYTGKKGKWNNTDFYQLGYAYYKQNDFENAISNFNKIIDEKNFISQNAYYHLGECYLNLEKKTEALNAFKTASEMEFDRKIKEDAALNYAKLSYEAGNPFKSVAEVLQEYLKEYPKSTAYEEINDLVVSSFLHQQDFKGALVFLNEKKTEKNNSLISEVSLYRGIQLFNDQKLQEALPLFVAGKKATEVSIREKSKYWEAETLYQLDNPKEALSKFTALKKELKSKDEDFKLIDYNIGYSNFTLKNYADAAVSFENFLKDGSLEKDIKDDAYIRLGDSYFAIRNYRSAINAYTTVVNTYGAEADYAQYQIGMSYGFIEDNQAKITALTNVVNKYQISNLKDDALFQLANTYTVIKENNNAHNAYNRLIEKHPNSIFLPKALVRQGLLYYSENDSKKALEKFKQTTNQFPNSPDAFEAVANARNIYIDNGNLNEYVDWISGLKFINVTDSDLDNTTFAVAEKKYFEAKDGSEIIRALSKYTISFPEGIHKLKANYYLADILFKEKEFNKAIAYYQNVLEEGQNEYSEDSLAKLAQIFLERDEFENAIQILDRLELEAYSTENVLFAQSNLMKGYYETEAYDQAIAYAKKILAKEKLNTQLENDAKIIIARASFKTEDFYTAEEYYTEVERKATGELKAEALFYNAFFKNQKEEYLDSNKTVQNLIANYSSYKYWAVKSYIIMGKNYYGLQDVYQATFVLENIIKNFTQFEDIVEEAKKELKNIKENEAKTNNSVTPIKEDNTIKNNKK from the coding sequence ATGAAGTTTATTTTTATAAAAAAACGTTTTATTACATGTTTCTTATTATTAATTGTTTTTGCAGGTTATAGTCAGCAAACAATTGTAGAAACTAATAATTTCACAAAATATAACAATGCTATAAAATTGTTTAATAATAAAGCTTATGCTGCTGCACAAAAAAGTTTTACAGCAATAAACGAGACGGCTACTCTTGGATCTAATTTAAAAGCAGATGCTGCTTATTATGATGCCATGTGTGCTGTACGTTTAAAACAGTCAGACGCAGATAAAAAAGTGCTTACTTTTATTGAAGAAAACCCTAATAGTAGTAAAAAAAACACCGCAGTTTTTACAGTTGCAAATTATTACTTTGCGAATAAAAAAGCGGCTTACGCACTTAAATGGTACCAAAAAGTAGATGCTGCTTATCTTTCTAAAGAGGATAAAAAGGAACTCGATTTTAAAATGGGGTATTCTTATGTAATTAGCAATAATTTACCTTTAGCTAAAGAAAAATTTCTTCCTTTAATTAATGATGCTAAGTACGGAAATGATGCAAGGTATTATTATGGTTACATTGCATATAAATTAGAAGATTATGGCATTGCAGAATCTACCTTTAAAGAAATTGCAGACAACGAAACCTACCGTGTAGAAATTTCTTATTACCTGTTAGATATTAGTTTTCAAGCAGGTAAGTTTGAACGCTGTATTAAAGTTGGTAAAGAATTAATTAACACCTTTCCTAGAAAAGATAGGTCTGAAATTTCTAAAATAATTGGAGAGAGCTATTTTAATTTAGAAAAATACAGTGAAGCAATTCCGTATTTAAAAGCTTATACCGGTAAAAAAGGAAAATGGAACAACACCGATTTCTATCAATTAGGATATGCATATTACAAACAAAACGATTTTGAAAACGCGATTAGTAATTTTAATAAAATTATAGATGAGAAAAACTTTATTTCTCAAAATGCATATTATCACTTAGGTGAATGTTACCTTAATTTAGAGAAAAAGACAGAGGCTTTAAATGCGTTTAAAACTGCTTCTGAAATGGAGTTTGACAGAAAAATTAAAGAAGATGCTGCTTTAAATTATGCGAAATTGAGTTATGAAGCAGGAAACCCTTTTAAAAGTGTTGCTGAAGTTTTACAAGAGTATTTAAAAGAATATCCAAAATCTACAGCTTATGAAGAAATTAACGATTTAGTAGTTTCTTCTTTCTTACACCAACAGGATTTTAAAGGTGCTTTGGTCTTTTTAAACGAAAAGAAAACTGAAAAAAATAATTCATTAATTTCTGAAGTTTCTCTATACAGAGGTATTCAATTATTTAATGATCAAAAATTACAAGAAGCATTGCCTTTGTTTGTTGCAGGTAAAAAAGCAACAGAAGTATCTATTAGAGAAAAATCTAAATATTGGGAAGCAGAAACTTTGTATCAATTAGATAACCCGAAAGAAGCACTTTCTAAATTTACTGCTTTAAAAAAGGAATTGAAATCAAAAGATGAAGATTTTAAACTAATTGATTACAATATAGGCTACAGTAATTTTACACTAAAAAATTATGCAGATGCAGCCGTATCTTTCGAGAACTTCTTAAAAGATGGTTCTCTAGAAAAAGACATTAAAGACGATGCATACATTCGTTTAGGTGATAGTTACTTTGCTATTAGAAATTACAGAAGCGCCATTAATGCTTACACTACGGTTGTTAATACCTATGGTGCAGAAGCAGATTATGCGCAGTATCAAATTGGAATGAGTTATGGCTTTATAGAAGACAATCAAGCTAAAATTACAGCGCTTACCAATGTGGTAAATAAATACCAGATTTCTAACTTAAAAGATGATGCTTTATTTCAACTAGCAAATACATACACCGTAATAAAAGAGAATAACAATGCACATAATGCCTACAACAGATTAATAGAAAAACATCCAAATAGTATTTTTCTCCCAAAGGCATTAGTCCGTCAGGGTCTATTGTATTACAGTGAAAATGATAGTAAAAAAGCTTTAGAAAAGTTTAAACAAACTACCAATCAATTCCCAAATTCTCCAGATGCTTTTGAGGCAGTTGCAAATGCTAGAAATATTTATATTGACAATGGCAATTTAAACGAGTATGTAGATTGGATATCTGGTTTAAAATTCATCAATGTTACAGATTCAGATTTAGACAATACGACCTTTGCTGTGGCAGAGAAAAAATACTTTGAAGCAAAAGATGGTAGTGAAATTATTAGAGCACTTTCTAAATACACTATTTCTTTTCCTGAAGGAATTCACAAGCTAAAAGCTAATTATTATTTGGCAGACATCCTTTTTAAGGAAAAAGAATTTAACAAGGCTATTGCCTATTATCAAAATGTTCTAGAAGAAGGACAAAATGAATATAGTGAAGATTCTCTAGCCAAATTAGCGCAAATATTTCTTGAAAGAGATGAGTTTGAAAATGCCATACAAATATTAGATCGATTAGAATTGGAAGCTTATTCTACCGAGAATGTATTATTTGCACAGAGTAATCTAATGAAAGGTTATTATGAAACAGAAGCTTACGACCAAGCTATTGCATACGCTAAAAAAATTCTTGCAAAAGAGAAGTTAAATACCCAATTGGAAAATGATGCTAAAATAATTATTGCACGTGCTTCTTTTAAAACCGAAGATTTTTACACTGCAGAAGAATATTATACAGAAGTAGAACGTAAAGCTACAGGAGAATTAAAAGCAGAAGCATTGTTTTATAATGCTTTCTTTAAGAATCAAAAAGAAGAATACTTAGACTCTAATAAAACGGTTCAGAATTTAATAGCAAATTACTCTTCTTACAAATATTGGGCTGTAAAAAGTTATATTATAATGGGTAAAAATTATTATGGTTTGCAAGATGTGTATCAAGCTACTTTTGTGCTAGAAAACATCATTAAAAACTTTACACAATTTGAAGACATTGTAGAAGAAGCTAAAAAAGAGCTAAAAAATATAAAAGAAAACGAAGCCAAAACGAATAACTCTGTAACTCCTATTAAAGAGGACAACACAATTAAAAACAATAAAAAATAA
- a CDS encoding M20/M25/M40 family metallo-hydrolase, giving the protein MKKLLLLFLSSILLISCNQKQEKPIDNTQFSAEEKIDSTKIKTLFNTALTEGKSYEWLRDLTQNIGGRLSGSPEAEKAVIWGEGLMKEVGLDSVWLQPVMVPHWVRGEKEVANYAINGVQKNVPICALGFSIATSKEGVLAEVIEVKSLEEATALGDKMKGKIIFFNRPFDNTLIKTFEAYGGCVDQRVKGAAVCGNFGAKGVIVRSMTNAVDDYPHTGTMSYGDLPKEKHIPTAAISSRAANILSDDLKANPNLKFYLKQNCETLPDAPSFNVVGEIKGSETPENVFVVGGHLDSWDLAEGAHDDGTGIVQSLEVAYLFKKNNIKPKNTLRVVFFMNEENGTKGAKKYAELAKLNKENHIGALESDGGGHTPRGFSIDANTVNTKLLQSWKKLLSPYGLHDLDKGGSGADISPLKAENVTLVGYRPDSQRYFDYHHTSTDTFDKVNKRELELGSASMASIIYLMDKYLYNNTPVKP; this is encoded by the coding sequence ATGAAAAAATTACTACTCCTATTCTTATCATCAATCTTACTAATTTCTTGTAATCAAAAACAAGAAAAACCAATAGACAATACCCAATTTTCTGCAGAAGAAAAAATTGATTCCACTAAAATAAAAACACTATTCAACACTGCTTTAACAGAAGGTAAATCTTATGAATGGTTACGAGATTTAACTCAGAATATTGGTGGTCGTTTGTCCGGTTCTCCAGAAGCTGAAAAGGCCGTTATTTGGGGAGAAGGATTAATGAAAGAAGTTGGTTTAGATTCTGTTTGGCTACAACCTGTTATGGTGCCTCATTGGGTTCGTGGCGAAAAGGAAGTTGCTAATTATGCAATAAACGGTGTTCAAAAAAATGTGCCTATTTGTGCTTTAGGCTTTTCTATTGCAACTTCTAAAGAAGGTGTTTTAGCAGAAGTTATAGAAGTAAAAAGTTTAGAAGAAGCAACAGCTTTAGGCGATAAAATGAAAGGTAAAATCATTTTTTTTAATCGTCCGTTTGATAATACTTTAATAAAAACCTTTGAAGCATATGGAGGTTGTGTAGACCAACGTGTTAAAGGAGCTGCTGTTTGTGGAAACTTTGGTGCAAAAGGTGTAATTGTACGTTCTATGACCAATGCTGTTGATGACTATCCGCATACAGGAACCATGAGTTATGGAGATTTACCTAAAGAAAAACACATACCTACTGCTGCAATAAGCTCTAGAGCTGCAAATATTTTAAGTGATGATTTAAAAGCAAATCCTAATTTAAAATTCTACCTTAAACAAAATTGCGAAACTTTACCAGACGCTCCTTCTTTTAATGTTGTTGGAGAAATTAAAGGTTCTGAAACTCCAGAAAATGTTTTTGTTGTTGGTGGGCATTTAGATTCTTGGGATTTAGCAGAAGGCGCACATGATGATGGTACAGGAATTGTACAATCTTTAGAAGTTGCTTACTTATTTAAAAAAAATAACATTAAGCCTAAAAACACCTTACGAGTTGTCTTTTTTATGAATGAAGAAAACGGAACAAAAGGTGCTAAAAAATATGCTGAATTAGCAAAACTAAACAAAGAAAACCATATTGGAGCTTTAGAATCTGATGGTGGCGGACATACACCTAGAGGTTTTTCTATTGATGCTAATACTGTTAATACAAAATTATTACAAAGCTGGAAAAAACTATTATCGCCTTATGGTTTACACGATTTAGACAAAGGCGGTTCTGGTGCAGATATTAGTCCGCTTAAAGCAGAAAATGTAACCTTGGTTGGTTACAGACCCGATTCTCAACGTTATTTTGATTATCACCATACAAGTACAGATACTTTTGACAAAGTAAACAAACGCGAGTTAGAGTTAGGTAGTGCCTCAATGGCAAGCATTATTTATCTAATGGATAAATATTTATATAACAATACTCCGGTAAAACCGTAA
- a CDS encoding MauE/DoxX family redox-associated membrane protein yields MDIFILILKIFFGILFCFAGIMHVIKPDIFKHFIPDFLPKRLVNYIAGIIEFCLGLGLFFPSTVKYAAIGIFMLMVLFLPIHIWDVTKERPAIGSKKIAIIRIPLQFLLMYLSYLIYLNS; encoded by the coding sequence ATGGACATTTTCATTCTAATTTTAAAAATATTTTTCGGTATTTTATTCTGCTTCGCAGGAATTATGCACGTTATAAAACCGGATATTTTTAAACACTTTATCCCCGATTTTTTACCGAAACGATTGGTAAATTATATTGCAGGGATTATTGAATTCTGTTTAGGCTTAGGCTTATTTTTTCCATCAACCGTAAAATATGCTGCAATAGGTATTTTTATGCTGATGGTTCTTTTTCTTCCCATTCATATTTGGGACGTTACTAAAGAAAGACCTGCTATTGGATCTAAAAAAATAGCTATTATTAGAATTCCGTTACAATTTTTATTGATGTATTTATCATACCTTATTTATCTAAATTCATAA
- a CDS encoding amidohydrolase, producing the protein MKQLLFFFTISIALLSCNNKQQADLIVINSNAYTVNNNFDKAEAFAIKGGKFIAVGTSKEIQEKYQSKNIVDAKNQTIVPGLIDAHCHFFRMGLQQQKVSLEGTKSYDEVLEKIVDFQKEKNVTFITGRGWDQNDWEVKEFPTKEKLDQLFPTTPVAVGRVDGHALLVNQAALNLSEITKDTKVSGGEIILKDGELTGVLIDAAMDFIKFPETTNQEAIQGLLDAQKISFSYGLTTVDDAGINKKTIELIDSLQQVGNLKMRIYAMVSGDNQQEIDYYINNGIVKTDRLNVRSFKVYGDGALGSRGAAMRIPYSDRENHFGALIYSPERYQEIARQIAASNFQMNTHAIGDSANTWLLKTYKEVLKDEKDRRWRIEHAQIIAPDDFKNFDNILPSVQPTHATSDMYWAKDRIGKERIKGAYAFKDLLNTYGKIALGTDFPVEQVNPYLTFYAATIRKDLNNYPENGFQMENALTREETLKGMTIWAAYSNFEEDEKGSIEVGKFADFVILNQDIMKVKGNNIPNTKAVSTFLNGEKVY; encoded by the coding sequence ATGAAACAACTTCTTTTCTTTTTCACCATATCAATTGCACTGCTTTCTTGTAATAACAAACAGCAAGCAGATTTAATTGTTATCAATTCAAATGCTTATACTGTTAATAATAATTTTGACAAAGCAGAAGCTTTTGCTATAAAGGGTGGAAAGTTTATTGCTGTAGGAACTTCGAAAGAAATTCAAGAAAAATATCAATCTAAAAATATAGTTGATGCAAAAAATCAAACAATTGTACCTGGTTTAATTGATGCTCATTGTCATTTTTTCAGAATGGGATTACAGCAACAAAAAGTATCTCTAGAAGGCACTAAAAGTTACGATGAAGTTTTAGAGAAGATTGTCGATTTTCAAAAAGAAAAAAACGTCACTTTTATTACGGGTCGTGGATGGGATCAAAACGATTGGGAAGTAAAAGAGTTTCCTACTAAAGAAAAATTAGATCAATTATTTCCAACAACTCCTGTTGCAGTTGGTAGGGTTGATGGACATGCCTTGTTAGTAAATCAAGCTGCATTAAACTTATCTGAGATAACAAAAGACACCAAAGTTTCTGGTGGAGAAATTATTTTGAAAGATGGCGAATTAACTGGAGTCTTAATTGATGCTGCCATGGATTTTATTAAGTTTCCAGAAACTACAAATCAAGAAGCAATTCAAGGATTATTAGATGCTCAAAAAATTTCTTTTTCTTATGGATTAACCACAGTGGATGATGCAGGAATCAACAAAAAAACAATTGAACTAATTGATAGTTTACAACAAGTTGGAAATTTAAAAATGCGTATTTATGCAATGGTTTCTGGCGATAATCAACAAGAAATAGATTATTATATTAACAACGGCATTGTAAAAACTGACAGATTAAACGTTCGTTCTTTTAAAGTGTATGGAGACGGCGCTTTAGGTTCTAGAGGAGCTGCAATGCGCATACCATATTCTGATAGAGAAAACCATTTTGGTGCCTTAATTTATAGCCCAGAGAGATATCAAGAAATTGCAAGACAAATTGCTGCATCCAATTTTCAAATGAACACGCACGCTATTGGAGATTCTGCAAATACTTGGCTTTTAAAAACCTATAAAGAAGTTTTAAAAGATGAAAAAGACAGACGTTGGAGAATAGAACATGCACAAATTATTGCTCCTGATGATTTTAAAAACTTTGATAATATATTACCTTCTGTACAACCAACGCATGCAACTTCAGATATGTATTGGGCAAAAGATAGAATCGGAAAAGAGCGAATAAAAGGTGCTTATGCTTTTAAAGACTTATTAAATACATATGGAAAAATTGCTTTGGGCACCGATTTTCCAGTAGAGCAAGTAAATCCATATTTAACGTTTTACGCTGCTACTATCAGAAAAGACCTCAACAATTATCCTGAAAATGGTTTTCAGATGGAAAATGCCTTAACCAGAGAAGAAACTTTAAAAGGAATGACCATTTGGGCAGCTTATTCTAATTTTGAAGAAGACGAAAAAGGTTCTATTGAAGTTGGTAAATTTGCAGATTTTGTAATTCTAAATCAAGATATTATGAAGGTTAAAGGCAATAATATACCGAATACAAAGGCCGTTTCTACTTTCTTAAATGGTGAAAAAGTTTATTAA